A stretch of the Cheilinus undulatus linkage group 11, ASM1832078v1, whole genome shotgun sequence genome encodes the following:
- the samhd1 gene encoding deoxynucleoside triphosphate triphosphohydrolase SAMHD1 codes for MENRKRPLEAVLSPDDSFKTPEKKVSAVRLQDSDYTQWGVEETCRYLRREGLREWEDKFRAQKITGVGLRYLTESALEKIGIECLGDRLQILHSLRKLWQIVAEPNKVFNDPIHGHVALHPLLVKIIDTPQFQRLRNLKQLGGTYLVFPGASHNRFEHSIGVGYLAGRLVQALNERQPELLISRRDILCVQIAGLCHDLGHGPFSHMFDGMFIPKARPEITWKHETASLAMFDYLVSDNNLMPVMEQHGLVLPEDLDFIKEQIAGPLDTDTAEGKKWPYKGRPEDKSFLYEIVANKQTGIDVDKWDYFARDCHHLGIQNNFDHRRFMKFARVCEVDGRRHICTRDKEVGNLYDMFHTRNSLHRRAYQHKVGHIIETMITEAFLKADKHIQLRGKEGKMFTLSEAIDDMEAYSKLTDCVFEQILNSFSDNLAEAREILRNIVCRRLYKCLGQTQAEKPLSVDQETIHSWEIALAKAIPQNSSQDVRLQPEDFVVRVIFLDYGMKEKNPINNVRFYCKEDPTKAFQIRKNQVSKLLPEQFAEQLIRVYCKKTDDRSLEAARKQFVKWCMDMSFSKPQDSDIIAPELTPLKTSWANNNKGEDGEGCSSSAVNTASVNRQKSVKTQLFK; via the exons ATGGAGAACCGCAAAAGACCGTTGGAGGCTGTCTTAAGCCCCGATGACAGCTTCAAAACGCCGGAGAAGAAAGTGTCAGCGGTCCGGCTGCAGGACTCGGACTACACGCAATGGGGTGTCGAGGAAACGTGTCGATACCTGAGAAGAGAAGGTCTCAGAGAATGGGAGGATAAATTTAGAG CTCAGAAAATCACCGGAGTCGGCCTGAGATACCTCACCGAAAGTGCTCTGGAGAAGATCGGTATTGA GTGCCTCGGTGACCGGCTGCAGATCTTACACAGCCTCAGGAAGCTGTGGCAGATAGTGGCAGAACCAAACAAG GTGTTTAATGATCCCATTCATGGTCATGTGGCATTACACCCTCTTCTCGTCAAAATCATCGACACACCTCAGTTCCAGAGACTACGAAACCTTAAGCAGCTGGGAGGGACTTACCTTGTCTTTCCTGGGGCGTCTCACAACCGCTTTGAGCATTCAATCGG GGTGGGCTACTTAGCTGGGCGGCTTGTTCAAGCTCTGAATGAGAGGCAGCCTGAGCTCCTCATCTCTCGCAGAGACATCCTTTGCGTGCAGATCGCTGGGCTCTGTCATGACCTGG GGCACGGGCCATTTTCCCACATGTTTGATGGGATGTTCATCCCCAAGGCACGGCCTGAAATAACCTGGAAG CACGAGACTGCCTCTCTGGCCATGTTTGACTACCTGGTGAGTGACAACAACCTGATGCCAGTGATGGAGCAGCACGGCCTGGTGCTACCTGAGGACCTGGATTTTATAAAGGAACAAATAGCTGGACCACTGGACACTGATACAGCTGAAGGCAAGAAG TGGCCGTATAAAGGGCGTCCAGAAGACAAGTCCTTCCTCTATGAAATTGTGGCCAACAAACAGACTGGCATTGACGTGGACAAGTGGGACTACTTTGCCAG GGACTGCCACCATCTGGGAATCCAGAACAACTTTGACCATCGCCGCTTCATGAAGTTTGCCCGAGTGTGCGAGGTGGACGGACGGAGGCACATCTGCACCCGAGACAAG gaGGTAGGCAATTTGTATGACATGTTCCACACTAGGAACTCTCTCCATAGAAGAGCCTACCAGCACAAAGTGGGCCACATCATAGAGACTAT GATCACAGAGGCCTTTTTGAAAGCAGACAAGCACATCCAGCTGAGAGGCAAAGAAGGGAAGATGTTCACTCTGTCAGAAGCCATAGACGACATGGAGGCCTACTCAAAGCTGACAG ATTGTGTGTTTGAACAAATACTCAACTCCTTCTCAGATAATCTTGCTGAGGCAAGGGAGATTCTACGCAACATTGTGTGTCGACGTCTCTACAAGTGTCTGGGCCAAACTCAGGCAGAAAAACCCTTAAGTGTCGATCAG GAGACGATTCACAGCTGGGAAATAGCTTTGGCTAAGGCCATCCCTCAAAACAGCTCTCAGGATGTCCGTCTGCAGCCAGAGGACTTTGTAGTCAGA GTCATTTTCTTGGACTATGGCATGAAGGAAAAGAACCCCATCAACAATGTGCGATTTTATTGCAAGGAAGACCCTACCAAAGCTTTCCAGATTCGCAAGAATCAG GTGTCTAAACTTCTTCCTGAGCAGTTTGCTGAGCAGCTGATACGGGTCTACTGCAAGAAGACAGATGACAGAAGTCTGGAGGCAGCTAGGAAGCAGTTTGTTAAGTGGTGCATGGACATGAGCTTCTCAAAACCTCAG GACAGTGACATAATAGCTCCTGAGCTGACTCCTCTGAAAACGAGCTGggccaacaacaacaaagggGAGGATGGAGAAGGTTGCAGTTCCAGTGCAGTAAACACTGCCTCAGTAAACAGACAAAAGAGTGTCAAAACTCAGCTTTTCAAGTGA